The window GGACTAAACGAAATTAACAGACCTAACGAGGATAACGAAATTAACGGACCCAACCTATTTATTACCATAGACAACCACAAAGTTTAAAGATATAATTACAACTGATATTTGCACGGTGGAGGGGAAAATTTCCTTGACACATATCCCAGAATATGTTAACCTTTGATAGTAAAGTTAACAAATGTTAACATAATATAAGGAGTTAACGAGATAAATTTATGGAAAATAAAGAACTTATAACTACAAACGAATTAGCCAAGATTTTGGGAATCAGTAGGGTGGCAGTATTTAAGAAAATCAAAAAGGGCCAAATCAGGGCGATAAGAGTAGGCAAAAATTTTGTTATTCCTAAGGGATCTATCCTTCAGATTATCGGAAAGACCTTAAGCCAGAAGGAAAAAGAAGAGATTGATGCCGCGGTAAAAAAGACAGTTAAAGATTATGGGGAAACCTTACGTCTTTTAGGAAAAGAATAATTCTTTTATGAAGTTTATTTCTATTGCAGAAGTAGAGTATATTGCTTTTAGATTAGCCAAAGAAACTATGGATTTTGATGAGCCAATTCCCGCATTTGCGACGCGTTTCCCAAATATTTTAGAAAGTTGTTTAGCCGTACCTTTGCAAAGTTTTGCCAAAAAATCTTTGTATAAAGGATTAATTCAGAAGATATCTATTTTGTTTTATCTAATGATTAAGAATCATCCTTTCCAAAATGGCAACAAACGCATTGCGATGGCTACCTTATTTGTTCTACTTTATAAGAATAAGAAATGGTTGAAGGTTGATAATCAAGAATTATATAATTTTGCTACCTGGATCGCTTCAAGCCCTGCAAAGTTAAAGGATGAGACAGTGAGAGCTATTGAGAAATTTATTAAGACCTATATGGTTAGTTTGGAATAAATTTTTTTCTTTTTCAGACGCTTTCCTATGCCTTCAGGAAATTCTACCTTCTTCAAGATAGTAATCGCCTTTCCTAATAAACCAGCCCAACGGACTAAACGAAATTAACAAACCTAACGAGGATAACGAAATTAACGGACCCAACCTATTTATTACCATAGACAACCACAAAGTTTAAAGATATAATTACAACTGATATTTGCACGTGGGGATCGTAGAAGAGACAGGGAGGTTTAAAAATATTATGGAACAGAAATGGCATGCTTTAGGATTGGAAGAAGTTTTGAACATTCTTAAGAGTTCACCTGAAGGATTAAAAGAGGATGAGACAAGGGAACGCCTTAAGAAATACGGGCCCAACGAACTTGCCACAAAAAAGAGAGCGTCTCTATTATCAATTTTTTTAAGACAATTTCTTAATCCTTTGGTTTATATCCTTATTGTTGCCTCCGTGATTAAGTTTTGGTTGTCAAGTTTTACTGATGCATTTGTGATATTAGGAGTAATTATTTTTATGGCAGTTGTTGGTTTTATTCAAGAGGCACGCGCCGCAAAGGCTGTGGAAGCATTGAAACAACTTGCTAGTCCCAAAGCCAAAATTAAACGCGCAGGGAAGATAGAGATAGTTCCTTCAAAAGAACTTGTTCCCGGTGATATTATTATCTTAGAGGCTGGAGATAAAATCCCTGCGGATGCAAGAATTATTGAGTCGGCAAGTCTTAAGGTGAATGAGTCTATTTTAACTGGTGAGTCTGTTCCAGTTGACAAACACGCTGTTAAAGTTTCTCAAGATACTTCAGTTGCTGAGCGAAAAAATATGCTTTATATGGGAACAGCCGTTACTTACGGTAGGGCAACCGCGGTGGTTATCGCCACAGGCATGATTACAGAAATAGGGAAAATTGCCTCTGCCTTAAAAGAGATAAAAACTCCCAAAACCCCTCTGCAGAAAAGTATCCATACCCTGGGTAAATGGATGATTTTTATTACAATCGGCATCGTGGTCATTCTTAAAATTATTGGCATAAGCAAAGGATTAAACTGGGTTGAGATTTTTATGTTGGTGGTAGCAGCAACAGTTGCTGCGCTTCCTGAAGGATTACCAGCAGTAGTTACCGTGGTTTTGGCGGTGGGAATGCGTGAGATGGCAAGGCGTAACGCCATCATTAGAAAGCTTGTTGCGGTAGAGACTTTGGGTTCGGCTACCGTTGTCTGCACTGATAAAACCGGCACTCTCACTATGAATCAGATGACCGTAAAAAGGCTTTGGTATGATTCAAAAATGATTGAGGTAAAAGCCCAGCTCTTAAAAGATAGAGAGTTAGAGAAGATGTTAGAAATCGCAGTATTGTGTAATGATGCGAAAGTCAAGGATGAACATGGTAAAGAAGAGTTTATTGGCGACCCCACAGAAGTAGCACTTTTAGTAATTGGTGCTAAAGCAGGTTTTAATAAAATTAGGCTTGAAAGATCTTTCCTCCGCATAAGTGAGATTCCTTTTCAGAGTGAAAAACAGTATATGGCAACGCTCAATAAGAAAGAAAATAAATGCATAGCGTACGTCAAAGGCTCTCCAGAAAAAATTTTGTCTTTTAGTAATTTAGACAAAATCTCGCGGTCAAAAATTTTAGATAAAGTTAATACCATGGCAGAGGATGCTCTGCGTGTGTTGGCATTTGGTTATTGTGAATTTCCCGCCGATAAAGAATCTCTTGTTGAAGAGGATATATCGGGTAAACTGAACTTCGCAGGTCTTGTAGGTATGATTGATCCTCCTCGGCCGGAAGCCATCAAGTCTGTTGCTTTATGCAAAAAAGCAGGTATTAGAGTAGTTATGGTAACGGGTGACAACAAGTTAACTGCTGAGGCAATTGCCAAAGAGATTGGCATAACTACAGAAGAGGTTCTTACAGGTGAGGACCTTTCTAAAATGAGTGACGAGGAATTAAGAGAAAAAGCTAAGAGCGTTTCGGTCTTTGCACGCATAGAGCCACTGCATAAATTAAAAATTGTAAAGGCGTTTAAAAGTCTTGGTAATATTGTAGCTATGACTGGAGATGGAGTAAATGATGCGCCGGCTTTAGAAGCAGCAGATATCGGTATAGCGATGGGTGTAGCGGGAACAGATGTGGCCAAAGAAGCAGCGGATATGGTGCTTGCTGATGATAATTTTGCTTCTATTGTTTCCGCAGTAGAGGAAGGAAGAGTGATTTTTAATCGTCTGCGCAATGCAGTATTATTTTTACTTACTACCTGCTTTGGGGAATTGTTTACACTTTTACTTTCTGTATTTTTTACGGGCAAAACACCGCTTCTTCCAATACAAATTCTCTGGATAAATCTTGTCACTGGAGCCTTAATTGCCATACCTCTTGGGCTTGAGCCAAAAGTAGGTAATGAACTAAATTTTCCACCCCGGCATCCCAAAGTGGGACTTATCTATCCCGGTATGGCAATGCGCATTATATTCTTAGCATTTTCTTTAAGTATTGGAGTTTTTTTAGTGTTTAGATTTAGTTTGAATAGCTTTGGTCTTCAAGAAGCGCGCACCATAACCTTTTGTAGTATAGTTTTATTCGAGTGGTTAGTAGCTTTTAATGCGAGGTCTGATGAGATAACCATCTTTAAATTGGGAATATTTAAAAATAGGGTTTTAATTAAGGCAGTTTTAATTGCTTTTATTTTACAAATCCTGGTGGTGTATATAGCATTTTTGCAACCTTTATTTAATACCGTTTCCTTATCGTATAGGGGATGGTTTTTGGTACTCTTACCAGGGGTATTAATTTTTATATTAGAGACTCTAAGAAAGAAATTCTTTCCTTATTTGTTCAGTAGTGGGAAATGGCAACCAGCTGTGGTTGTTAAAAGATAAGCGTGTATCCAGAGGAAGTGAAGCTTAAGCCGTAGTTGAGCGGTACAAAGTTTAAAGCAAAAAGCGCAAAACGAACGAAACGAAAATAACGAGCCAAACGGATATAACGAACACAACGAGAATAACGAACCTAACCGATTATTCCCACTAGACAACCACTAATTCTATAGTTATATTATAGCCAATATTTGGAGGAGGAGGATAGTTGGTGTTTAAGAAATGTCGGAATTGCCTGAGTTATAAGCACTGTCGGGATGATTTTAGTTCTTGGATATTTTTTATTGTCGGCATGATTGCTACTATAGCGATACGTGTAGTTACGGTATTAGCACATTTTAGACCTGTTTATGGACAGATTGCCTGGTATGTGGGTGTTTTTGGTTTTTTTATTTTTTTTGTTTACAAATTTAGAATAGAGCAAACGCGTAGTAATCTGCTGGCAGAAAGAGATCTTGTAAATAAAGTGTTACAAGGGGAGAAGCTCACGGAAGCAGACCGCCAATTGATAACTTCCTTGTTTTGTGCACTAAGTTCTAACAAAGATAGGATTAATTATTTTTTGATATTTGCTTCTTCAGCAATTGCCCTCATCATTGCTTTATATTTTGATTTTTTTAAATAAGAAAGTTCTAACATGATAAAAGTATAATCTTAACAATTTGGTAAGAAGAGGGGGGAGGATATGCGAACGGTAATTCTTTTAACCATCTCTAACATTTTTATGACTTTTGCTTGGTACGGACATCTTAAATACAAAAATTCTCCTTTGCTAAAAGCCATTGTTATCAGTTGGCTTATTGCGTTTGTAGAATATTGCTTTCAGGTTCCCGCTAATCGCATAGGTCATTATCAGTTTTCCACAGCGCAACTTAAAACTATTCAAGAAGTAATTACTCTGGCTATTTTTAGTATTTTTTCTATTCTTTATCTCAAGGAATAACTTAAATGGAATTATATCGTAGGATTTATTTTGATTATAGCAGCGGTTTTTATCATTTTTAAGAAGTAAGGAGAAGGGGCTTAACTATCTTTTAGTGTAATAGCTGATTTTAACTTCGGTCGAATAAACAGAGGACAACTTGAGAAGCTTATTACTGCAAAATTTCCTTGCAATTTCCGAATTTTTGTTCTAAAATCTTCTTCTAATCCCACCTAAAGGAGAAATAAAGGATAAAGCTTTAAGCAGAGGATTTTTCTCAGAGGATTGTCTTTAGTGATCTTCCGCAGTGTTTAGCATAAATCTTTCTGATGCAAATGCCTCAAGGAGGGAATCTGATTTTTCTGAAAGGGGGTGAGGGGAATAAGAGATAAGAATAACAAACATTTTTAGGGGATGAGGCATGAGGCATTTGATAAAGGAATAGAGTTGTAGATAATTTTTACTGGTGTGAGATAATATTGTAGATAAAAAAGAAAGGAGGGAAGAGAATGGGCACAAAAGCAAGAGCGTTAGTGGGTGCAGATGTTAAAAAGATTGTTACTTTATTGAACAAAGCATTAGCCGATGAGTGGCTTGCTTATTATCAGTATTGGATAGGGGCGAAGGTAGCGTGTGGACAGATGCGGGGAGCAGTAGTAGGAGAGTTGGAACAGCATGCGGGAGAGGAGCTTAAACATGCAGAGATGCTGGTGGGAAGGATTATTCAATTAGGAGGAACTCCTATACTGAAACCTGAAGAGTGGTATAAGCAGACAAACTGCGGTTACGATGCGCCGGAAAATCCTTCGGTAAAAGCTATTTTAAAACAAAATATCAAAGGAGAGCAGTGTGCCATCGAGGTTTACAAGAGACTTTCTGAAGTGGCTAAAGAGAAAGATGTAGTTACTTATCATCTGGCGCTGGAAATAATGGAAGACGAGATTGAGCACGAAGAGGATTTAGAAGCATTGCTAAATGATATGTCACAGAAGTAAAATAGATAGTGAAATAAAAAACTTCCCGCCGCGGAGATGATATTTTTCTTTTGTTGTGATTGGCGAGGTTAGTTATATTTATTTTAGATAAGTTTTTACAGTTCCGTGGTGGGAAGGGTTAACTTTCCTGCCAGATTATTCCTCAAGATATCTTTCTCTACATTAATTGCTTTAAAATAAATTAATTTCCGCGAGACAGCGGGGAAAAAATAGCAAGAGATTTAGTTTTATATTCACTTTATTTAAATTTATAGACAAAAATTGATAATCAGAATATAATAAAAATAGATAGAAATAAATATGCTTTTTCAAAAACAAGAGTTTTGTATCTAAATTTTAAATAAAAAAAATGAGGATGATTTAAAATGGTAGAGTGGAAAATATTTGCTTTATCTTCAGCACTCTTTGCAGGCTTAACGGCGTTATTGGGTAAAATAGGAGTCCAGAATATAAACTCTAATTTGGCTACCTTTATACGTACGGTAGTGGTTTTATTTCTTCTTTCTTTTTTACTCACTATCCGTGGCGAATGGGCTAATCCTTTAGAAATAGACCACAAAAGCTTGGTTTTTTTAATTCTTTCTGCTCTGGCTACGGGTTTATCTTGGATTTGCTATTATCGTGCTCTACAAACCGGACCCGTTTCTTTGGTAGTGCCTATTGATAAACTGAGTATAGCCTTTGCAGTATTACTTTCAGTTTTATTCTTAAGAGAAAGGCCTGCTATTTATCATTGGCTGGGAATTTTTTTGATTATCTGTGGAACGTTGATTATTGTTTTTAAGTAACATTTATTTTTGAAATCGGGAGGGAGGAGGAAGATGGAAAATTCTCTGAGACAGATTAAATACATCGGAGGAATTGGAGCGATACTTGTCCTTTTGACCATAGTCCCTTATTTTGGTTTTTTAACGCACATTGCAGGTAAGGTTCTCTTAATCATTGCCTTTTATAAGCTATCCAGCATTTTGAAAAATAAGTACATATTTAGTAAATACCTCACTGGTTTTGTTATTAGTCTCATGGGGATAATGATTGCATTAATTTCCGGAATTGGTTTTTCTCTCCTATTTATTACTAAAAATAAACCAACAGTGCAGAGCATGAGTTTGGGCGTTATAGCAGGGATTATTATATTTTGGTTAATTTTAATAATTAGTTCTTATTATTATTCAAGAAGTTACAAACTATTAGGAAAGCATTTTGACCTTGAGCTGTTTAATCTTGCGGCTAATTTTGTAATGTGGGGTGGGATTACTGCAATAATCTTAATCGGTTTTATTTTATTCTTTGTAAGCGGAATTCTTATGGCAATTGCTTTTTGGCATATGCCGGAAAGAATAATCGAAGAACAAAGAACTATATGAAAGAAGAAAGAGACGATTTATTTTACTAAACTCTAACCTCTATATATATAAAGGAGGGATTATGTTTAGCATTGGATATATGTGGCTATCGGCACTAATTTATGCGGCGATACTATTAACCTTAAGTTTCTTTGTATTAGTTGCTATAACCAAAGTTCAGCCTAAAAAATTAATGGTTTTTGGTTATATAATATTTTTCATTCTCTTGCTTATTTCTGCCATAGGGATTTATGTGGGATTTAGTTGCAGAAAGACTCCGGTGCCGATGCGAAACATTAGATAGAGCTTGTTTTTAGAATAAGATTTAATATTTAACCTCAAAGAAAGGAGGGATTATGAAAAAGGAAAATTTAGTGATATTAGTTATTACAGTTCTTATCTTTATTGCTTTCTTTTTACCTTGGGTACATGTGGAGTCAAAGATGGTGGGAGGGATTACGAAAGTGCTTACGGGAAAGCGTCAGACAGAGATATCCAACATTAGTGGTTTCTCTGTTCCTCTTTTGACAAATAGTTCAGACGCCCGTTTAGCGATAAGTGTAATTAAAATTTTTAACCCTAAGGTTACTAATGCCGATAAAAAGAGTTGGTTAATTTGGGGAGTTCCTCTTCTGGCGATAATCATATTTCTACTCAGTTTATTTTTAGGGGTAAATAGATGGTTTAACTTAATTCTGGCTATAACGGGAATAATTATTTTTGTATTCGGTGCTTATGAACTGAAGACAACAGATTTAGATAAATTGGTTTTGAATGCGCGGATAGGCGTAGGGCTTTGGTTAACGCTCTGGGGATATTTGGGATTAGGCGTGGTAGGGGGAGTTAATTTTTTCAAAGGAATTTTAAGTAAAAAATAATATATCTTATGAGAATATGGGATATCCATCCGAAGTTTCTTTGCTCCAAACATCTCTTAGGTGAGCATCGCGAACTTCATGCTATCTGGTCGATTCTTACCCAAAACAAAAAGGGTTATAGTAAACACCCCGAAACGTTGCGCTGGAAGGGGAAGTTAAAGGCACTTTTTTTAAGACATAGACTTTTGGTAGAAGAAATGGAGAAGAGGAATTTTAGGCATAAGAGTAGGTTAGGATTGTGTTTTGTTCAAGGAAAGAAAACCCAAAACACTTTTTTAGATTCCATTGCTCGACAAAGATTGATTCTGCGCAATAAAAAATGCGGTTGCAAAGTTTAATTTATAATTTTCTTGCAATCCCAAAGTGAATTATGTAGAATTAATAAAAGAAAGGAGATGAATATATGAGACGATTTATAGGAACAGTTTTAGTTATTGGTTTAATGTTTACTTTTTTCACCTACGGCTGCACCAAACAGAAAAAAGCTGCCTCAAGTAAAGATGCGGTTGATTTTGCCAAGACTTTAACTACCGTAGAAGCGAAAATCAACTATCTTCTTCAACAGGCAAAAGCATTCTATAATTCCAAGGATTTCCAACAGACAATAGATATTGTTCAATATATCCTTGCCAATCTGGACAAAAATTCTCAGGAAGCAAAGAGTTTATTAGAGAAAGCAAAGGAACAGTTAGCTGCTCTTGCCCAAAAGAAGGTAGATGACTTAAAAAGTAAGATTACTGATTTTAGTAAATAAACTTTTTATTTTAAAAGAAAGGAGGTTAAGATGACAGGTTTGTTAGGATTGGTGGTTCTGGTACTTGATATCATTGCGATAGTAGATGCTATAAAAGGTAAACTGAGTACGGGGCTTAAGGTTCTTTGGGTTATTCTTATCTTGGTTCTTCCTCTTGTGGGTATGATTCTCTATTTTATAATTGGTAGAAAAAAGTAATTCTTAATTCATTGAGAGAGAAGGGGTTTATTTTACCCTTCTCTCTTCTTTTTTATTTTAAGACAAGAATGATAAAAAAGACCCTTGATTTTATAAACGAGGATATTTGGCGGATAAAAGCAGATAAATTACCACGTAAACGTTCTTTCTTTATTACGCAGTTAAGGATTTTTCTTCTGGCAATTCGGGGATTCTATGAGGATAAGTGTCAGTTGAGAGCAGCTGCGCTTACCTATTATTTGCTTCTTTCCATAGTTCCGATGCTCGCGGTAGTTTTTGGAATTGCTAAGGGGTTTGGTTTGGAAAAAACTTTAGAAACGCAACTCTTGGAACGATTCTCTCGTCACGGAGAAGTTGTGGTAAGGATAATAAACTTTGCCAATGCCCTTTTAGAGAGGACTCGCGGAGGAATGATTGCAGGTATTGGCGTAATTATTCTTTTTTGGACAGTGATAAAAGTGCTTACTAATGTAGAGCGTTCTTTTGATGATATTTGGGGAGTAAAGAAAATGCGTTCTTTTGTTCGTCGTTTTAGCGATTATATTTCGATAATGTTGGTATGCCCAATTCTTCTTATTATCTCAGGGAGTATAACTGTTTTCTTGAGCACCCAATTAAAGATGATTGTCTCCCGTATCCATTTCTTAGCCGATATAAGTGGTTTTATATTTTTTGTGCTTGGACTTTTACCTTACTGTATAATCTGGGTCCTCTTTACTTTTATTTATATCTTTATACCTAACACCAGAGTAAATTTCCGATCTGCATTATTAGGAGGGATCATCGGTGGGACGATATACGAAATGGTTCAGTGGTTGTATATAAATTTTCAAATTGGAGTGGCGAAGATAAATGCCATCTATGGAAGTTTTGCGGCGTTACCTCTTTTTCTTGTTTGGTTACACACCAGCTGGCTTGTTCTTCTTTTTGGAGCAGAACTCGCCTTTGCTCATCAGAATGTGCATACTTATGAATTTGAACAGGATTGTTTGAAAGTGAGTCACTCTTTTAAGATGCTTGTCTCTCTACTGGTTGCTGCTCTCTTAGTGAAAAGATTTGTTAAAGCAGAAAAACCTCTTTCAGCAGTAGAGGTATCGCGCTATTTAGAAATTCCTATTCGTCTAACCAGAGATGTTCTAAATAGTCTAAGAGAGGCAGGAATTATTATTGAGATAAAAAGTGAAGACGAGAGGACTCTACTTTACCAACCTGCACAGGATGTTGACCGTTTAAATATACGCTATGTAGTGGAACAATTGGAAAGATATGGCGTAGATAACATTCCCGTTATTCAGACAGCCGAAATGACAAAGCTATCCGATTCACTCAACAAACTTCGAGAGATAACCGAAAAATCTCCTGCTAATCTACTACTGAAAGACCTTTGATTTTATTCAAAAAAATACCATTCATAAACGGCAATTAGCAATTAAAAAAAGTAAGAATTTTCTTTATTAAACATAATCACTATGGTATAATCTCGCACTTGAAAATTAAATAAAAAGAGAGTTTTGAGGATGAATGAATATCTGAAAAAATTAGATTCTCTGTTAAGAAAAACTGAGTTAGAAAAACTTAAAAACATACAGCACGCCGATGTTCATAAACTTATTTATGAAGCGATTCTACTCTGTAAACCTAAAGAAGTTTTCGTCTGTTCAGATACTCCTGATGAAATTGCCCATATTAAGAATATGGCTATTGTTTCTGGCGAGGAGTCGAGTGCTTTGATTACCCCCGGACACACTTTTCATTTTGATGGTCCAGAGGACCAAGGGAGAGATCGCCAGACCACCAAATTTCTTGTTCCCCAAGGAGATAAATTAAGTCCTGCGTTGAATCAGATTGAAAGAGAAGAAGGGTTAAAAGAGATTTTTTCTCTACTTAAAGATGCGATGGTTAACAAAACCATGATTGTCAGATTTTTATCTTTAGGTCCGGTCGATTCTGTTTTTAGTATCCCGTGCATGGAATGTACAGATTCTTGGTATGTGGCACATTCCGTAGATTTGCTTTATCGTGAAGGTTATCAGATGTTCTGTAAGATAGGTGAGAATA of the Candidatus Omnitrophota bacterium genome contains:
- a CDS encoding YihY/virulence factor BrkB family protein — encoded protein: MIKKTLDFINEDIWRIKADKLPRKRSFFITQLRIFLLAIRGFYEDKCQLRAAALTYYLLLSIVPMLAVVFGIAKGFGLEKTLETQLLERFSRHGEVVVRIINFANALLERTRGGMIAGIGVIILFWTVIKVLTNVERSFDDIWGVKKMRSFVRRFSDYISIMLVCPILLIISGSITVFLSTQLKMIVSRIHFLADISGFIFFVLGLLPYCIIWVLFTFIYIFIPNTRVNFRSALLGGIIGGTIYEMVQWLYINFQIGVAKINAIYGSFAALPLFLVWLHTSWLVLLFGAELAFAHQNVHTYEFEQDCLKVSHSFKMLVSLLVAALLVKRFVKAEKPLSAVEVSRYLEIPIRLTRDVLNSLREAGIIIEIKSEDERTLLYQPAQDVDRLNIRYVVEQLERYGVDNIPVIQTAEMTKLSDSLNKLREITEKSPANLLLKDL
- a CDS encoding type II toxin-antitoxin system death-on-curing family toxin, giving the protein MKFISIAEVEYIAFRLAKETMDFDEPIPAFATRFPNILESCLAVPLQSFAKKSLYKGLIQKISILFYLMIKNHPFQNGNKRIAMATLFVLLYKNKKWLKVDNQELYNFATWIASSPAKLKDETVRAIEKFIKTYMVSLE
- a CDS encoding EamA family transporter, whose product is MVEWKIFALSSALFAGLTALLGKIGVQNINSNLATFIRTVVVLFLLSFLLTIRGEWANPLEIDHKSLVFLILSALATGLSWICYYRALQTGPVSLVVPIDKLSIAFAVLLSVLFLRERPAIYHWLGIFLIICGTLIIVFK
- a CDS encoding pyrimidine dimer DNA glycosylase/endonuclease V produces the protein MRIWDIHPKFLCSKHLLGEHRELHAIWSILTQNKKGYSKHPETLRWKGKLKALFLRHRLLVEEMEKRNFRHKSRLGLCFVQGKKTQNTFLDSIARQRLILRNKKCGCKV
- a CDS encoding helix-turn-helix domain-containing protein, which encodes MENKELITTNELAKILGISRVAVFKKIKKGQIRAIRVGKNFVIPKGSILQIIGKTLSQKEKEEIDAAVKKTVKDYGETLRLLGKE
- a CDS encoding HAD-IC family P-type ATPase — translated: MEQKWHALGLEEVLNILKSSPEGLKEDETRERLKKYGPNELATKKRASLLSIFLRQFLNPLVYILIVASVIKFWLSSFTDAFVILGVIIFMAVVGFIQEARAAKAVEALKQLASPKAKIKRAGKIEIVPSKELVPGDIIILEAGDKIPADARIIESASLKVNESILTGESVPVDKHAVKVSQDTSVAERKNMLYMGTAVTYGRATAVVIATGMITEIGKIASALKEIKTPKTPLQKSIHTLGKWMIFITIGIVVILKIIGISKGLNWVEIFMLVVAATVAALPEGLPAVVTVVLAVGMREMARRNAIIRKLVAVETLGSATVVCTDKTGTLTMNQMTVKRLWYDSKMIEVKAQLLKDRELEKMLEIAVLCNDAKVKDEHGKEEFIGDPTEVALLVIGAKAGFNKIRLERSFLRISEIPFQSEKQYMATLNKKENKCIAYVKGSPEKILSFSNLDKISRSKILDKVNTMAEDALRVLAFGYCEFPADKESLVEEDISGKLNFAGLVGMIDPPRPEAIKSVALCKKAGIRVVMVTGDNKLTAEAIAKEIGITTEEVLTGEDLSKMSDEELREKAKSVSVFARIEPLHKLKIVKAFKSLGNIVAMTGDGVNDAPALEAADIGIAMGVAGTDVAKEAADMVLADDNFASIVSAVEEGRVIFNRLRNAVLFLLTTCFGELFTLLLSVFFTGKTPLLPIQILWINLVTGALIAIPLGLEPKVGNELNFPPRHPKVGLIYPGMAMRIIFLAFSLSIGVFLVFRFSLNSFGLQEARTITFCSIVLFEWLVAFNARSDEITIFKLGIFKNRVLIKAVLIAFILQILVVYIAFLQPLFNTVSLSYRGWFLVLLPGVLIFILETLRKKFFPYLFSSGKWQPAVVVKR
- a CDS encoding ferritin, coding for MGTKARALVGADVKKIVTLLNKALADEWLAYYQYWIGAKVACGQMRGAVVGELEQHAGEELKHAEMLVGRIIQLGGTPILKPEEWYKQTNCGYDAPENPSVKAILKQNIKGEQCAIEVYKRLSEVAKEKDVVTYHLALEIMEDEIEHEEDLEALLNDMSQK
- a CDS encoding DUF996 domain-containing protein, which codes for MENSLRQIKYIGGIGAILVLLTIVPYFGFLTHIAGKVLLIIAFYKLSSILKNKYIFSKYLTGFVISLMGIMIALISGIGFSLLFITKNKPTVQSMSLGVIAGIIIFWLILIISSYYYSRSYKLLGKHFDLELFNLAANFVMWGGITAIILIGFILFFVSGILMAIAFWHMPERIIEEQRTI
- a CDS encoding PLD nuclease N-terminal domain-containing protein, with amino-acid sequence MTGLLGLVVLVLDIIAIVDAIKGKLSTGLKVLWVILILVLPLVGMILYFIIGRKK